In the Sarcophilus harrisii chromosome 1, mSarHar1.11, whole genome shotgun sequence genome, one interval contains:
- the INKA1 gene encoding PAK4-inhibitor INKA1, which translates to MRSSRLDSFLGQFRLELLCGREESSSPRMQAPSQPTPPEPASGPRPCLPPRASDASEADSACCLEEDDEEGAALSPCERTLDWDSGYSEVSGSTWRDEDRPVLRRVGRLRGRASPPAGRRPRPKSTSDVCLEQWRGLDAEDWTASLLSRSRSRQPLVLGDNCFADLVENWMELPEAAGEGCPPGPPRWLGKPHHFLLNLSDQLRRRLGGGGGRSRGSSGAGAAPQRSSPAAMAAKRLSCPPAPGCPLPSPDLAADFTHFAALMRSRSRQPIICNDVIGYI; encoded by the exons ATGCGGAGCTCCCGGCTGGACAGTTTCCTGGGGCAGTTCCGTCTGGAGTTG cTGTGCGGGAGGGAAGAGTCAAGCTCCCCCCGGATGCAGGCTCCCTCCCAGCCAACCCCGCCAGAGCCAGCCAGCGGCCCCCGGCCCTGCCTGCCCCCGCGAGCGTCGGACGCCTCCGAAGCGGACTCGGCCTGCTGCCTAGAAGAGGACGACGAGGAAGGAGCTGCACTATCTCCCTGTGAACGCACCCTGGACTGGGACTCCGGCTACTCGGAGGTGTCGGGGAGCACCTGGCGGGACGAGGACCGGCCGGTGCTTCGGCGGGTGGGGCGCCTGCGGGGCCGGGCCAGCCCCCCGGCCGGACGTCGGCCCCGCCCCAAATCTACTTCGGACGTGTGTCTGGAGCAGTGGCGGGGGCTGGATGCGGAGGACTGGACCGCATCTCTACTGTCGCGGAGCCGGAGCCGCCAGCCCCTGGTGCTAGGGGACAACTGCTTCGCAGACCTGGTGGAGAACTGGATGGAGCTGCCGGAGGCGGCCGGGGAAGGGTGCCCGCCGGGGCCCCCCCGCTGGTTGGGGAAGCCCCACCACTTCTTGCTCAACCTCTCGGACCAGCTCAGGCGCCGGCTAGGTGGGGGCGGGGGCCGGAGCCGGGGCTCTTCGGGAGCTGGGGCAGCCCCCCAGCGGAGTAGTCCGGCAGCCATGGCTGCCAAGCGCTTGTCCTGCCCCCCTGCGCCTGGGTGCCCCCTCCCCTCGCCGGACCTCGCCGCAGACTTTACTCACTTTGCCGCTCTCATGAGGAGCCGCAGTCGCCAGCCCATCATTTGCAATGATGTCATTGGCTACATCTGA